A DNA window from Argopecten irradians isolate NY chromosome 10, Ai_NY, whole genome shotgun sequence contains the following coding sequences:
- the LOC138333353 gene encoding proteasome assembly chaperone 4-like, which produces MADKGTVNDEIADKIRRMDNIKPLIGVHTFHDQINDTECFFQVIKLEDSFHLWIGNSPASFGSFTVAMQTKFDKLPSSVPLIGGSDSPSNSLALQLAKKTGKQVFVSCDSSFHGQIMPLVEKRISQELKRHPEYF; this is translated from the exons ATGGCGGATAAAGGAACAGTGAACGATGAGATAGCAGATAAAATTCGGAGGATGGACAACATTAAACCATTGATCGGTGTTCACACCTTTCACGATCAAATAAATGACACTGAATGTTTCTTCCAAGTGATCAAACTAGAAGATAGCTTTCATTTGTGGATAGGAAATTCACCGGCTTCATTTGGCTCGTTTACCGTAGCTATGCAAACTAAATTT GACAAATTACCGTCGTCCGTTCCATTGATTGGAGGGAGTGATTCTCCGAGTAATTCATTAGCGCTTCAGTTAG CAAAGAAAACTGGTAAACAAGTATTTGTGAGCTGCGATTCGTCTTTCCATGGACAGATTATGCCACTGGTAGAAAAACGAATATCACAAGAGTTAAAAAGACATCCAGAATATTTTTGA